One window from the genome of Diabrotica virgifera virgifera chromosome 6, PGI_DIABVI_V3a encodes:
- the LOC126886139 gene encoding UNC93-like protein MFSD11 — protein sequence MTGTFTLFNIQKTIVDSIQKEDSSFTENGYYSLALNNAFYALFNWITPSVIHLIGSKYSMCLGVIFNIMFILQFLIPKVWLLYTISALIGLGTSLLWIGEGNYITLNSTEETISRNSGIFTFLSNFSMIFGNILVMFAFSGKEVINEATRTYVILSLAGVCSAGLIIFCLLSQPARQKDPHAEVVKVEGPVEAFVSATKLFITRKMFLLSFIFLYAGLEMGFFSGVYSSCVGFTKKFDDRKRLVGISGILIGVGEVFGGGVLSLFGQKLLKFGRSNLAIVGCCIHTLCFALIFINLPNTSTFSDTDEEAVIESSVFIAMFCAFLLGLGDSVIINVIYSLLGTVYSENSACAFAIFQFFQAIGIVINFVTAPVLGLYYQLAILFVLGLTSTTCYIRVNLSYTKANFEIDTSKKMRDCKEYS from the coding sequence ATGACTGGCACGTTTACCTTatttaatattcaaaaaacgaTAGTTGACAGTATACAAAAAGAGGATTCATcttttactgaaaatggatattATAGCCTTGCTTTAAATAATGCATTTTATGCTTTATTTAATTGGATAACACCTTCAGTGATACATCTCATTGGTTCTAAATATTCCATGTGTTTGGGAGTCATctttaatattatgtttatacTACAGTTCCTGATTCCGAAGGTATGGCTGTTGTATACAATATCAGCCTTAATAGGATTGGGAACTTCGTTACTGTGGATAGGTGAAGGGAACTACATCACCCTAAATTCAACTGAAGAGACAATCTCCAGGAATTCAGGAATATTTACCTTTCTCTCAAATTTTAGTAtgatttttggaaatattttagtTATGTTTGCGTTCAGCGGCAAGGAAGTAATCAATGAAGCAACAAGGACCTATGTGATACTATCTCTTGCAGGTGTTTGTAGTGCAggtcttataattttttgtttactttcACAACCTGCCCGACAAAAAGATCCTCATGCAGAAGTTGTTAAAGTAGAAGGGCCTGTCGAGGCTTTTGTAAGTGCCACTAAGTTATTTATAACTAGAAAGATGTTTTTGCTTAGTTTCATTTTCCTCTACGCCGGACTGGAAATGGGATTTTTTAGTGGAGTGTATAGTTCTTGCGTTGGATTTACAAAGAAATTCGACGATCGTAAACGATTGGTAGGAATATCCGGAATCCTTATAGGTGTTGGTGAAGTGTTCGGAGGTGGAGTTCTTAGTTTATTTGGACAAAAGTTGTTAAAATTTGGCAGAAGTAATTTAGCCATAGTAGGGTGTTGTATACACACTCTTTGCTTTGCTTTAATATTTATTAATCTTCCTAATACCTCAACCTTTTCTGATACGGACGAAGAAGCTGTTATAGAAAGTAGTGTTTTTATTGCTATGTTCTGTGCTTTTTTATTAGGCCTTGGAGATTCAGTTATTATAAATGTAATATACTCTTTATTAGGTACAGTGTACAGCGAAAATAGTGCCTGCGCATTTgccatttttcaattttttcaagcAATTGGGATCGTTATTAACTTTGTTACAGCTCCAGTGTTGGGTCTTTATTATCAGTTAGCTATACTTTTTGTTTTGGGTCTAACTAGTACTACATGTTACATTCGTGTAAATTTATCCTACACAAAAGCTAATTTTGAAATAGATACTTCCAAAAAGATGAGGGACTGTAAAGAATATTCTTAA
- the LOC126886140 gene encoding UNC93-like protein MFSD11, whose amino-acid sequence MTGTFTLSNIQKTIVDSIQKEDSSFTENGYYSLALNNAFYALFNWITPSVIHLIGSKYSMCLGVIFNIMFILQFLIPKVWLLYTISALIGLGFSLLWVGEGNYITLNSTEDTISRNLGIFSFLSNFSMIFGNVLVMFAFSGKEVINEATRTYVILSLTGVCSAGLIIFCLLSQPVGKKDTNEEDVKVEGPVEAFVSATKLFITRKMLLLSFSFLYSGLELGFFSGVYSSCVGFTKKFDDRKQLVGISGILIGVGGVFGGGVLSLFGQKLLKLGRSYLAIVACSIHTLCFALIFINLPNSSTFSDTDEEAVIESSVFIAMFCAFLLGLGDSVFINVIYSLLGTVYSENSACAFAIFQFFQAIGIVINFVTAPVLGLYYQLAILFVLGLTSTTCYIHVNLSYTKANFEINTSKKMSNFKEYS is encoded by the coding sequence ATGACTGGCACGTTTACTTTATCTAATATTCAAAAAACTATAGTCGACAGTATACAGAAAGAAGATTCATcttttactgaaaatggatattACAGCCTTGCTTTAAATAACGCATTTTATGCTTTATTTAATTGGATAACACCTTCAGTGATACATCTCATCGGTTCCAAATATTCCATGTGTTTGGgagtaatttttaatattatgtttatacTACAGTTCCTGATTCCGAAGGTATGGCTTTTGTATACAATCTCAGCCTTAATAGGCTTGGGATTTTCGTTACTGTGGGTGGGTGAAGGGAACTACATAACCCTAAATTCAACTGAAGACACAATCTCCAGGAATTTAGGAATATTTAGCTTCCTGTCAAATTTTAGTATGATCTTTGGGAATGTATTAGTTATGTTTGCCTTCAGCGGCAAGGAAGTAATCAATGAAGCAACAAGGACCTATGTTATATTATCGCTTACAGGCGTCTGTAGTGCAggtcttataattttttgtttgcTTTCACAACCTGTCGGAAAAAAAGATACTAATGAAGAAGATGTTAAAGTAGAAGGGCCTGTCGAGGCTTTTGTAAGTGCTACCAAGTTATTTATCACAAGGAAGATGTTGCTACTTAGTTTCAGTTTTCTCTACTCCGGGCTGGAATTGGGATTTTTTAGTGGAGTGTATAGTTCTTGCGTTGGATTTACAAAGAAATTTGACGATCGCAAACAATTGGTAGGAATATCCGGAATTCTTATAGGTGTTGGTGGAGTGTTCGGCGGTGGAGTTCTTAGTTTATTTGGACAAAAGTTGTTAAAATTAGGTAGAAGTTATTTAGCCATAGTAGCTTGTAGTATACACACTCTTTGCTTTGCTTTAATATTTATTAATCTTCCGAATAGCTCAACTTTTTCTGATACGGATGAAGAGGCTGTTATAGAGAGTAGTGTCTTTATTGCTATGTTCTGTGCTTTTTTATTAGGCCTTGGAGATTCAGTTTTTATAAATGTAATATACTCTTTATTAGGTACAGTCTACAGCGAAAATAGTGCCTGCGCATTTgccatttttcaattttttcaagcAATTGGAATCGTTATTAACTTTGTTACAGCTCCAGTGTTGGGTCTTTATTATCAGTTAGCTATTCTTTTTGTTTTGGGACTAACTAGTACTACGTGTTACATTCACGTAAATTTATCATACACCAAAgcaaattttgaaataaatactTCGAAAAAGATGAGCAATTTTAAGGAATATtcttaa